Below is a genomic region from Persicimonas caeni.
GTTCGCTCGCCGCTGGAAGAAGGGGGACGACAAGCTTCAAAAAGCGTTGTTCACCTACCTCGGCGACGGCCTGCCGTTTACCGTCAACCAGGTGCTGAGCCTGTTGCCCAAGCTCGACGTCGAATATGTCGGCGAGGTCACTCCGCTGCTGACCCACGACAGTGTCTCGGTGCGCAAAAAGGCGCTTTCGGTCCTCGAGAAGCACCGCAACGACGACAAGGTGCTGACTGCAGTCGAAAAGATGATGGAGTCGGACAAGAGCGACAAGCTCGCCCGTGCGGCCGCCGAGTTCTTGGGCAAGGCCAAGTCCGATAAGTTCAACGTGCTCGAGGCGCTCTATCTGCTCGACAAGGGCTCCGAGAAGGAGGCGGTCGACGCGGCCGCCAAGCTGGGCAAGCGAAAGGGCGACGAGCGAGTCGTCGACGCGCTCTACACTCACTTGAGTGACAAACGTGCCCCGGTCAGCCAGGCCTCCGCCGACGCCCTGGAGGCGCTCGACGCCGATGCCAAGCAACTCGAGGCGCTCGAGAACAAGAAGATTGGCGACGAGCTTCGCCTCTCCATCGCGCGCACCTTGGCCGAAGACAAAGACGATAAGTCGAAGATTGTGGGGCTGACGTATATCGCCGAGAACACCACCGCGCGCTCGGCCGAGCTGGCGCTGCGCAAGCTTGGTAAGGTCGACTCCGATGAGGCCCGCAAGGCCGTCGAGGAGTTCCTGAGCGCCGAGACGCGTCGCAAGCGCCTGACAGCCGCAGACGTGCTCGCCGAAGGGGGCAAGGTCGAGTCGCTGCCGGCGTTGACCAAGGCGGTGGCCAAAGGCGAGAATGCCCACGAGATCGAAGAGTACGCCTACAAGCTCTTGGTCGCCCAACCGCTCGATTCGGTGCTCGAAAAGACCGACTCGCGCGACAAGGTCATCAAGCGGCTGGCCTACCAGGCGCTGGGTGAGCGGGCGGTCAAGCAGGGCAAAGGCCGCAAGGTGTTCGACAAGCTGGTCCAAGGCGCAGACAGCCGCGATGCGGCCATCCGCGGCGCCTCGGCGCAAGCCATCGGCGCGTTCGCCAACGACAAGGCGCTCGAGGTGCTCGAGAAGCTCGCCGACGACAAGAGCGCGGCGGTGCGTGCCGGCGTGGCTCACGGTCTGGCGAATTACAAAGGCGGCGAGATGTTCGATACCCTCGCCGGATATCTCGACGACAAGTCGCCCGAGGTCGTCGCCGCGGCCATCGACGCGATGGCGCAGCGCCGCGAGGCGACCAAGTGGAACGAGATCAAGAAGCTGACCGAGGCGAAAGACCCCAGGGTGCGCGCGAATGCGCTCCGCGCCCTGAGCCAGCTCGTGTCACGTGAAGACAAGACCGGCGTGCGTAACGTCATCAGCATGCTCAGCGGCTCGGTCTCCGACGACAACCGCGCCGTGCAGCTGACCGCGATTCGCCAACTGGCGACCTTCAAAGATGGCAAGGCGACGACCGGTATCGCCATTCAGCTCAACGCCGCCGATCCGAACCTGCGCGTGGCGGCCATCGAAGCGCTCGGCAAGACCGGTCACGAGAGCGCGACCGAGCTTGTGCTGAGCGTGCTCGAAGATCCCAACCCGGACATTCGACGCGCGGCGATCGTGGCGCTGGGGGAGCTCGACGACAAGTCCGCCGAGTCGAACCTCGAGGCGCTGCTCGACAAAGAAGAAGATCCGGACCTCAAGAAACTGATCCAGAAGACGCTTCGCAAGATATGAGCGTGCTCGACGACGTCGCCAACTTGATCGGAGGCAGGTTTTCTCGACCTGGTGGAAAGGCTGTCGCGCCTGGCCACCAGACTTGGAAGGTCTGCCTCCTTTGCGTCGCCGTCTTGGTCGCCGCGGTCGGGTGCGAGCAGAAGACCGCCAAAACTCGGCCCGACCAGGCTCGGGCTGAGGCCAATGGTACCGAGAAGGGGGC
It encodes:
- a CDS encoding HEAT repeat domain-containing protein; its protein translation is MAWAEGGTVRYSYERVDLPTGEHYVLVPVDEYKELKGKLSKSTLFDAFNLLKDDKKATYGHSSIRITGRFPGNPKVSVKIDSSKKGYASIIMAETVYTLTELGVKEVEFPGYYEGAMTRADVPFSAYSLTLPMWRALPLSDTSHAQIRLPDGELISASEFARRWKKGDDKLQKALFTYLGDGLPFTVNQVLSLLPKLDVEYVGEVTPLLTHDSVSVRKKALSVLEKHRNDDKVLTAVEKMMESDKSDKLARAAAEFLGKAKSDKFNVLEALYLLDKGSEKEAVDAAAKLGKRKGDERVVDALYTHLSDKRAPVSQASADALEALDADAKQLEALENKKIGDELRLSIARTLAEDKDDKSKIVGLTYIAENTTARSAELALRKLGKVDSDEARKAVEEFLSAETRRKRLTAADVLAEGGKVESLPALTKAVAKGENAHEIEEYAYKLLVAQPLDSVLEKTDSRDKVIKRLAYQALGERAVKQGKGRKVFDKLVQGADSRDAAIRGASAQAIGAFANDKALEVLEKLADDKSAAVRAGVAHGLANYKGGEMFDTLAGYLDDKSPEVVAAAIDAMAQRREATKWNEIKKLTEAKDPRVRANALRALSQLVSREDKTGVRNVISMLSGSVSDDNRAVQLTAIRQLATFKDGKATTGIAIQLNAADPNLRVAAIEALGKTGHESATELVLSVLEDPNPDIRRAAIVALGELDDKSAESNLEALLDKEEDPDLKKLIQKTLRKI